A genomic segment from Marmota flaviventris isolate mMarFla1 chromosome 7, mMarFla1.hap1, whole genome shotgun sequence encodes:
- the Tram1l1 gene encoding translocating chain-associated membrane protein 1-like 1, which yields MGLRKKGTKNPPVLSQEFILQNHADLVSCVGMFFVLGLMFEGTAEVSIVFLTLQHSVVVPAEELATGSKTLYHYGVKDLATVFFYMLVVIIIHATIQEYVLDKISRRMQFTKAKQNKFNESGQFSVFYIVSCIWGTIILMSENCLSDPTLLWRTHSHTMMTFQMKFFYISQLAYWFHGFPELYFQRIRKQDIPSQLIYIGLHLFHITGAYLLYLNHLGLLLLVLHYFVELISHLCDVFYFSDEKYQKGVSLWTIVFVLGRLTTLVVSLVTVGLHLVVSHSRDGDTDSISGNVNVLAAEIAVLSSSCTIQAYITWTLLTVWLQRWLEDSNLQASSLRKKKPMIKGRSSRKGTENGVETANRVDAPPKRKEKTS from the coding sequence ATGGGGCTCCGTAAGAAGGGCACCAAGAACCCCCCGGTGCTGAGCCAAGAATTCATCCTGCAGAATCATGCGGACCTCGTCTCCTGCGTGGGGATGTTCTTCGTGCTGGGGCTCATGTTCGAGGGAACGGCCGAAGTGTCGATTGTTTTCCTCACTCTTCAGCACAGCGTTGTCGTCCCTGCGGAAGAACTGGCTACGGGATCCAAGACGCTGTATCATTACGGGGTCAAAGATTTGGCCACGGTGTTCTTCTACATGCTGGTGGTGATCATCATTCACGCCACGATCCAGGAGTATGTCCTGGATAAAATTAGCAGGAGAATGCAGTTCACCAAAGCGAAACAGAACAAATTTAATGAATCTGGCCAGTTTAGTGTGTTCTACATTGTCTCCTGTATCTGGGGCACAATCATCCTTATGTCTGAAAACTGCCTGTCAGACCCAACTCTCCTGTGGAGGACTCATTCCCACACCATGATGACATTTCAAATGAAGTTTTTCTACATCTCACAGTTGGCTTACTGGTTTCATGGTTTTCCGGAACTCTACTTCCAGAGAATCCGAAAACAAGATATCCCTAGTCAACTCATCTACATTGGTCTTCACCTCTTTCACATCACTGGAGCCTATCTCTTGTACTTGAATCACCTGGGACTACTTCTTTTGGTGCTGCATTATTTCGTTGAATTGATTTCCCACCTGTGCGACGTGTTTTATTTTAGTGATGAAAAGTACCAGAAGGGGGTTTCTCTGTGGACCATCGTGTTTGTCTTGGGGCGACTCACAACTTTAGTTGTTTCATTAGTCACTGTTGGGCTACACTTGGTTGTATCCCATTCCCGGGATGGGGATACGGATTCCATCAGTGGAAACGTAAACGTGCTGGCCGCTGAAATTGCTGTTCTGTCGTCCAGTTGCACCATCCAAGCATATATAACATGGACCTTACTGACAGTCTGGCTTCAGAGGTGGCTAGAAGATTCCAATCTTCAGGCCTCGAGTCTGAGGAAGAAAAAACCCATGATTAAAGGCCGGTCTTCtagaaaaggaacagaaaatggaGTGGAGACTGCAAACAGAGTAGATGCCCCgccaaagaggaaagagaaaacttcATAA